The Haliaeetus albicilla chromosome 23, bHalAlb1.1, whole genome shotgun sequence nucleotide sequence TTAGTGCTGAGGACTAAAAGGACTTGTAGTTGATAATTAATTACTGCAGCTATTTGCTCCTCCTGGTTTGTGACCATCCCTGGCCTCTCTCCTTTAAGTTATTCTACCTAATGGGCAGGCACAGGAGAAGACACTCAGACTTCTTATAATCAGCTTTTTGCTTGGACTTTGTCTTTGCTTACCATTCTCATTGTTGCTGTGGCAGTAGGAAGGGCTGCCTTGGGGCGTCTGGTGTGAGGGCCATGGGAGTGAGCAGCACGGGgtccctgcctcctccagccATCAGAGAGGAGGCTGTGACGCTAGAGCTTGCAGCAAAGGCACCTTTCAAACAGTTAAACCCCATAATTTTAATCTTAAATATTTCtaaccttttctctttctgtttccttttctgctgcCTGGATTTCTGCCATTATGCTCTCTTTTAAGCTTACAGATTTTGGTAATTCAGTAAAGGTACATAAGCCAATTATGCACAGTGACTTGTTAAAGATGAACCTGAAATGAATTGTTACGGTGTATTCACTGTTGTGTGGGAaacctgaattttctttttcatccatTTCAGGATTCCAGAGCTTATTTCCACCTCCTCAATCAAATTGCACCTAAAGGGCAGAAAGAAGGAGAGCCTCTGATCGATATTAACATGTCGGGTTTCAATGTAAGTATTCAGGCTGTTGTGTCCTCATGCTTTACAATCATGCTGCACCTGTACCCTACAATTGCCCCATGACATTTAGGTAACCTGGTATCTTAATTTCTAGGGCATGTAAAGTGTCAGTGGGCATGTGTGCACCTTGGGTATGTGCTTAAATGAGCGGTTGTTGCAGGCCTGATCACTACCCACCTATTAACATACGTGATTGAGATCAGTTGTGGTTTTGCTCTATTTGGGAGCATGCTGACTTCTGCTTTTGAACCACCAAGTTCAAAAAGCATAAAAGTTGGAAAGCATATAAACTTGGAAAGCACCTTGCTAGGAAAAATACCAAGACAAACCAGGACTATTACATCCAGAGCAGCAGGAATTAGTGTGCATGTTTCATCTCTTTGTTTGATTAGGGACTCATGCTAATGGGTGGAGTTGTGACATTGCCCCAGGTAGCATCAGAAACTTCCCATCTGCTTTGTACCCCGATCTCTTCCATGACAGCTCTTGTCCATTGCATCCCTGGCAGGAAAAGGATGACTTGCGGAGAGCAGAGTACATGCTTCAGCAGGCAGATCGGCTTGGCTGCCGGCAGTTCGTCACGCCAGCTGATGTGGTCAGTGGCAACCCCAAACTGAACCTGGCCTTCGTTGCCAACCTGTTCAACAAGTACCCAGCACTTACCAAGCCTGAAAACCAGGACATCGACTGGACCCTACTAGAAGGTGATGGCCGTATCAGTCACAAAATTAGCAGGAGGGAAATATCTAAAGTAAACACTTGTGTCACAAGAGGCTGTGCCCAGTGGAGGTATCTCCATTGAAGTAACACCTATTATTTGACGCTTCAGTGCCGCAGTGGTTGTTTACTCATTTGTGGCAGATGAGAAGGGTACTTGACAGCCTGTTCAGCTTTCTGACCCTGATGTGGAGCCTGAGCCTGTAGGAGCACTGCCAGCAGCCTATAAGTCCCCATGCCAGGACTGGAAATTTGGTTTTGCCATTTCCTgcggcaggcaggagcagctcagTAATGCAATGAGATGTTCATGGAAGCACTAATTCTTGGCAGAACTGGGATTAGGGCTTTGGCTGCCTGGGTCCCAGACAGCAGTTAGCTAATACCCGTGTGAAAGACCTTCCTGCTACTTTTTCTTGTAGAAAGTGCAAAAGTCACGTTCTAAGGCCTGGAGAAATCAAACTGATATCCAAAACTAGATATCAGGGCAACCctcttcctttgaaaaaaattatggcagaaaaaaaataccctttttcTACTCGAAAACCTAACTGATAAGCTATGCTGCTCAAAGCTCCCTGCCTTGCAAGGTGGAAAACCCTGCGCAGCTTTGAGCTTGCAGAAGTTGCATGAATCTGTTTTCTCTCATCTAGGAGAGACGCGTGAGGAACGGACCTTCCGCAACTGGATGAACTCCCTTGGTGTGAACCCCCATGTAAATCACCTCTACGGGTAAGCGTTAGACTCTTGGGAGAGACCCAACTAGATCAGACTAGAGATGTGCCCCTATCAGTGTGCTGCTGCCCACAATGCTGAGCAAAGAGCTTGAGAAAGGGTGATGTAGAGAGCGGGAGATGCTCTCTGTACCCTCCCTGCAGTCTGTACCTTAGGGATTTCTGAGGCAGCACTTGGCACACCAGCAATTGGCTTTAAGGGCTGAAggcagtttgtttattttcctctgtcttgTGTAAATTGGTACCCTGAGATCCCAGTACAATTATATATGCTTGAGCAACTGCAGTAGGTGACAAGGAATTTAGTTCCAGTTGCTCTGATTTAAGGGCTTAACTAAAACATCATAGTTAAGAGGCAAGATACTCTGGGTCCCTGTAGTCAGTGGAAAGAGGTGGCTACCTTTGGATTTTATGTAGCAAAATTCTTGCCTGGATCTGTTGATGACTACCATGCTAAAACCTGCTTCAGCTTAGTAGCTAGCTGATATTAAGCATAGAGCATTTCTGCTGCCCTGAAAGctacaaaatgttttgaatttttttctttttagggtTGTTGAAATTGCAGCAACCTGTAGAGCAGTAATTATTCATGGTGTGACAAAGAgtgcatttaaatcttgaaaCATTGGGCTTAATCAATGTTTTCCACTTTAGCGATCTCCAAGATGCACTGGTAATACTACAATTATATGAAAAGATCAAAGTTCCTGTTGACTGGAATAAGGTTAACAAGCCTCCGTACCCTAAGCTTGGAGCAAATATGAAAAAGGTAAGCATTTCAAAAGGCTTTAAAAGAAGCCATGGACACCAAAAATTCCTATTTGAGGCATCCAGTCAAGTGAGTTTATTTGTGAGTGATTTTCCGTTTAAATTCTTTTCCTGTGTAGCTAGAAAACTGTAACTACGCTGTAGACTTGGGAAAGCATCCAGCTAAATTCTCCCTGGTTGGCATTGGAGGACAGGATCTGAATGATGGAAACCCAACACTGACACTAGCCTTAGTCTGGCAGTTGATGAGAAGGTAGGACCCATCTCAAACATGTAAAACTTGTGAATGGAGTACAGAGTTTGGGAACTTTTTTGCTGGGAGAGCACTGCAGCAATGGAACAGGTCACCCAGAAAGATTGTAAAACCTCTGTCCTCGGGGGGGTTTCTGAGACACAGCTGGACAAAACTGTGGCAGAGTTGATCCTGCTGCACATAGGAGGCTGGAGCAGAGACCTCCAGAGAATCCGCTGGTGGATCTGTGAACATCCTGCTGACCAGGATCACCTCTATCTCACCTGCTCAAGTCTGGCCCACATGCAGAAACCCTAAGCAAGAACATTTACACAACTTTTATGTTCtaatttttaattggaaattgAGAGAGAAGCATTACAGGGCTGCTTTATAACCCCCTTCTGCATAGGAAtggggggaaggagaaacaTAATATCAGATGAAGTTGATCATCCTTTTTCGTATCTATTTCTGAAGAATTCTAAGATGATACAAGTATATAATATATAAGTGTGAAATAGCAGCATGGTAGCTCCTTATTTGGCATTAGAGGTCAGAATGCTAACTCATGAGCTGATCCACACCTTTCAAGTAATGTGTTACCCCTATGGAGAAAATGGTCAAGGGTAAAACAATTTAACAATGTCCTGAACTCAGGCATTTTGTGAACTCATATTAAAGGACTTGAAAGGCTAGAAAGACTAAATGCTTTAACAGAAATCACACTTCAGATAAGATATATGATTCTTTTTTGCTAAacgagtttaaaaaaaaacccaacaaaacccaaggtGTGATTATGTGAAGACTTTCCAAGCTGCCATGGGCTCACATTGCATCCTGGCTGCGCGCTCAGCAGGGCTTTGCCCAGACTCTGTGCCTAATCTTGTTCTCTCTGCTGGTTCTCAGGTACACGCTGAATGTCCTTGAGGACCTGGGTGACGGTCAGAAAGCTAATGATGACATTATAGTCAGCTGGGTAAACCAGACCCTGAAAGAAGCTGGCAAGTCCACATCCATCCAGAACTTCAAGGTGCAGGTTCCCCTCTTGCATCCAAAAGGAGAGCGGTGCTCAAAAAGTATTTCCTTGGCTGGAGGAACAGCAGGGTCATCTTAGAAAGGGGTTTAAACAGGACAGTCTGTGCTGGGAACAAAGTGCTTCAAGCTACCAGAAAGGAGACATTTTAGGACCGTCCATGGTGGGGAATAGCAGTGGGGCAAGAGAGCTGATGGGGTagcagaggaggggagggtgGCTGGGCTCTGGGGCAGAGGTGGAGGCTGAGATGCTGGCAAGCAtaggggctggagctggcaaGTGTTCGTAGGTGAACGTTGTCCCTTGGGGTCTGGTCAGTGGGGCAGACCTGCTGCCTGCACATCAGTTACTGCTTCGTATTTTCAGAGCACCTGCAGTAAATTGGAGTAGTGATCTTGTACTATTACCAAAGGTGAAGCAGCAGTTTGGTTTTTCCTGTGGTCCAGCTGGGAATAATCACTTAACACTGCTGCTTTGAAATCGCTTGTTTAAAGCTTGTTTTGTTGCACGTTGCAGAGGAGCTGAATTGAGGTGAGAAGTATGCTTTAAGGATTAGACATTCATCTTTACTTGTCTATCCCTGTGTTCTCTAGGACAAGACTATCAGCACAAGCTTGGCAGTTGTGGATTTAATTGATGCTATACAGCCTGGTTGTATCAACTATGACCTTGTAAAGACGGGTCATCTATCAGAAGATGACAAACAAAATAATGCTAAGTAAGTTTGCTATGTCAAAAGCTGTTTTGCATCGAAAGAGTGCACCTTCTATGTGCTGGCCTTAAGCTGCAAGTGTTTTTACTGCAGTTTATTGCTGTGGTTTTCAATCCCTTTTAGACAGGCAGCACTTCTTGAAATCTAATTGCTGTCCTTGCCTGTAACGCTGGAGGGAGTAGTTGGCTGGACTCTCTTGCTTATTGAGAGAAACACAGAACAGCCCAAGCAGTTCTTAGCAATGATATTCTGTTTCTCACCTGTTTGTTCAGGCAGGTGAAGTGCTCAGCCAGTGGCTGAGGGTTTTGAAACTGAGCCCTTGTATATCTCATGTCTTGTTGAATCATCATAGGTTGTCAAGTTTAGAGTATGCCTATTAAAACATGCCTTTGAAATGTGTGTTCTGCGACTATTCCACGGTGGCAGAATGACAGCAAAGTTTCTTGCAGATAATAGCCTCCCTTGATTATTCTTAAAGAGCAGACAGAAGGGGAAATGTAAATGTTAACTGATTAATCCTTGGTTATACATGCTATCTATTAGCCCTAACAAATattaattacaattttttttaactgttggTAAAGTGGGCTTGACATTCAAAGGTCAATTTGCGCATTAAAGGCACTTTCCTCTACTGTGGAAAAGGCATACagcaaaaaatcaaaaaaacatatataaaacAAACAGATGTGGTGTGATTGGACTGTTGTACATCTTGAATCTTAATAAAGAGGATAATAAGTGAAATTGTGTTGTATAGGGCAGGAGCTGACTTGTCATTTATTGGTAGCAGTCTCAGTGCTCACCCACTCATCTTTCCATGGTGAATAGGTATGCTGTGTCCATGGCAAGAAGAATTGGTGCCAGAGTTTATGCTCTTCCAGAAGATCTTGTGGAGGTGAAACCGAAGATGGTCATGACCGTGTTTGCCTGCTTGATGGGCAGAGGAATGAAGCGAGTATAAAAGGGTTGATccatgtaaaggaaaaaaaaataacaaaaaccgAAACgcaacaaaaacccaacctgcCACCCTGGGTGCATGAGTAGCAGATCAGCTGTGACCACGTTGAAATGCTGTTGGCCTAGGAACTATTGAAGTTCAAAggactttgttttgctttgcaagaCAAACTCTTATCAAAATTCTCAGGGAGAGGAGTTTTAACCAACAGACGTGCTCTTTTCCCAAAGGAAAGTTTAACTTACCAAGTGCTCATAGAAATGCATTCATAACAGACCTGCATCTTGCAATACTGCTCTGGAGCTGTTTTTCACTCCATTATTTCTCAGATACTTGGTGCGTGTTTTTCTTACCCCTGAGAGCTATAAGGTGGTTGGTATGAgttgtaatggaaaaaaaaaaaagtaatttctatcTGCAATCCAGGTTAATTTCTGTCATACAGTCCAAGCATATTCTAGGTTTGACCACTTCCTTAACTTTGCAAATAAAGCTACAGTACAAGTTGGGACCTGCAGGCCAGCTCGCAATGCTAAATGAGAAATGTGTAATTAGGAAGATGGATCTTCCTCTGGTATTCTTTGTAcatggtgcttttttttataCATCTAACTATTTTGATTACTTTACCAATAAAGCATGGCagttttttctcttgctgcttataaaaaggttttttttgttattttgttttggtttttttaaagttatacTATATATGAGAATACCACCATCCTTGGACCTCTCGCAGTAATGTATGATATCATGTTGCTGATGGCACGGTTACACCTGAGAATGGAAGTGAATGCATTTTTGTATGCATCTTGGTTCAGTTCTGTGCacctagaaaataatttttacaaaaatctGCATGAAAACtataacttttttatttaaaatgctgttgGATATAAAACCATACTACATTGTGGGGAGGTTTGTGCAGGGAAGAGGCAAATGTTATAAACAGCAGGGTTCAATAAACTGAGCAGCAAGTGTGCTGGAacataaaactatttttacagATAAAAGGAAGCGTTGTCGCCAAAGAAGGAAGATGCTGTATCCATAGGATTTAATATTATCTTGCTTTGGCAAGCTGTTTGCTATATTTTGAGATCGTATTGCTATTCCAAGCTATTCAAAGTGATGTAATATGGTGGCAAAGCATtagttgaaataaaaacatttaaatacatgCTTCTCTCCTTATTTACACAGACCCAGCATGGCAGGCTGTCCTCAGTTGCTTTTAGCTTTGCTTTGGttgatgtttttgttttgcgCCAGATCTGTTGATCTGTCTGTAAGATACCCTAGAATCAGGGTGTGCTTGAGGAGCTCTTGTTTTTTAGAAAGGGCACTGGCAGTGCAGTTATTCTCAACCTGTGTTTTAGCGAAGCTTTGCCTTTGTCG carries:
- the PLS3 gene encoding plastin-3, whose translation is MANTTQISKDELEELKEAFAKVDLNSNGFICDYELHELFKEANLPLPGYKVREIIQKLMIDSDKNKDGKISFEEFVYIFQEVKSSDIAKTFRKAINRKEGICAIGGTSELSSEGTQHSYSEEEKYAFVNWINKALENDPDCRHVIPMNPNTDDLFKAVGDGIVLCKMINLSVPDTIDERAINKKKLTPFIIQENLNLALNSASAIGCHVVNIGAEDLREGKPHLVLGLLWQIIKIGLFADIELSRNEALAALLRDGENLEDLMKLSPEELLLRWANFHLENAGWHKINNFSSDIKDSRAYFHLLNQIAPKGQKEGEPLIDINMSGFNEKDDLRRAEYMLQQADRLGCRQFVTPADVVSGNPKLNLAFVANLFNKYPALTKPENQDIDWTLLEGETREERTFRNWMNSLGVNPHVNHLYGDLQDALVILQLYEKIKVPVDWNKVNKPPYPKLGANMKKLENCNYAVDLGKHPAKFSLVGIGGQDLNDGNPTLTLALVWQLMRRYTLNVLEDLGDGQKANDDIIVSWVNQTLKEAGKSTSIQNFKDKTISTSLAVVDLIDAIQPGCINYDLVKTGHLSEDDKQNNAKYAVSMARRIGARVYALPEDLVEVKPKMVMTVFACLMGRGMKRV